In Clostridium swellfunianum, a genomic segment contains:
- a CDS encoding VanZ family protein translates to MNKRARIKTVFLYGVFICYILLLIKILLLSRTSHSELTSINLIPFYSIKEYIFSNSATIKKFAYGNVIGNIVIFIPLGTYLSLLKNDKRVITNLVVIFIVSLFVEIIQGVLGIGASDIDDIILNCLGGLIGILGYKFLLFILRDEKKVHTAITILSAMGLPLILFYLFMMRMKF, encoded by the coding sequence ATGAATAAAAGAGCGAGAATTAAAACAGTCTTTTTATATGGTGTTTTCATTTGTTATATACTTTTGCTAATTAAAATATTGTTGTTATCAAGAACTTCCCATTCGGAGCTTACATCAATCAATCTCATTCCTTTTTATAGCATAAAGGAATATATATTTAGCAACTCTGCCACTATTAAAAAATTCGCCTATGGTAATGTGATAGGCAATATAGTTATCTTTATTCCTCTTGGTACATATTTGTCATTATTAAAAAATGATAAAAGAGTGATAACCAATCTGGTGGTTATATTTATAGTGAGTTTATTTGTTGAAATCATTCAGGGTGTTTTAGGCATTGGAGCATCAGACATTGATGATATAATTCTAAATTGTTTGGGTGGATTGATTGGTATCTTAGGGTATAAATTTTTATTATTTATATTACGAGATGAGAAAAAAGTACATACTGCAATCACAATACTATCTGCTATGGGATTACCTCTTATATTATTTTATTTATTCATGATGAGAATGAAATTCTGA
- a CDS encoding DUF2087 domain-containing protein: MDEFIRNATIEDFKRGYVWDSKKAEFNCLICREYIGENDDSAKRHSTYHGTPIQRMLMLDKKYTGLTEIQKEFLEMVSNKYNDKEIAMKLACAESTVRNMRFALRERARQARAFLAVMELAEDKMTNIANPKLRVFPVKEEKRKALLPRFADLFEPARDYTEAEVKKIIKTIYEDDAIIRRYLVDYGYLSRTNDGRKYYKNCEESIMSNINKKELINKYKQQEVEMGIIQIFNTVNGYSFVDISTNLYKPFESIKFQLNLGRGKSKKLQEDWTTFGESAFEFKVVEKLKPKEGSTDKEKVDDLKELLNIWIENQGENLRLY, translated from the coding sequence ATGGATGAGTTTATTCGCAATGCAACTATAGAAGATTTTAAAAGAGGGTATGTTTGGGATAGTAAAAAAGCAGAATTTAATTGTTTAATATGTAGAGAATACATTGGTGAAAATGATGATAGTGCAAAGAGGCATTCTACATACCATGGAACACCTATTCAAAGGATGCTTATGCTAGATAAGAAATATACTGGATTGACTGAAATTCAAAAAGAGTTTTTAGAAATGGTATCAAATAAATATAACGACAAGGAAATTGCAATGAAGCTCGCATGTGCAGAATCGACAGTAAGAAATATGAGATTTGCATTGAGGGAAAGGGCAAGACAAGCAAGAGCATTTTTAGCGGTTATGGAATTAGCTGAGGATAAGATGACTAATATAGCAAACCCTAAGCTTCGTGTTTTCCCTGTTAAAGAAGAGAAAAGAAAAGCATTATTGCCAAGATTTGCTGATTTATTTGAGCCAGCTAGAGACTATACAGAAGCTGAAGTAAAGAAAATAATTAAAACTATTTATGAAGATGACGCAATAATACGACGATACCTGGTAGATTACGGATACTTGAGTAGAACTAATGATGGAAGAAAGTACTACAAGAATTGTGAGGAAAGTATTATGAGTAATATAAACAAAAAGGAACTTATTAATAAGTATAAACAGCAAGAAGTAGAGATGGGTATAATTCAAATATTTAATACAGTTAATGGATATTCTTTCGTAGATATATCCACAAATTTATATAAGCCATTTGAATCGATAAAGTTTCAATTAAATTTGGGTAGAGGTAAGTCTAAGAAATTACAAGAGGATTGGACTACTTTCGGAGAAAGTGCATTTGAGTTTAAAGTTGTAGAAAAACTCAAACCTAAGGAAGGTTCCACAGATAAAGAAAAGGTTGATGATTTAAAAGAACTTTTAAATATATGGATAGAGAATCAAGGAGAAAACCTAAGGCTATATTAA